Within the Methanofastidiosum sp. genome, the region TGATTAAATATCCATTCATTTTTTTTATATTTATTTTTAACTAATTCTTTAGCCATTTTCACTTCTTCTGATGTCCATTCATTAATTTCAAATTCTTTATTTTTTAGAAATGCATTTTTTATAATATTATATGAATCAAAATATGAGATGTCCAAGTAATCTTTTATACAAGTAATTGGTCGATAGATAGATTTTACTCCACCAGAAAATCCAGATTTTTCAACTGTTAAATATGAGAATACTTCATTTTCATTAACGTCATAAAGAATAGTGCCATGTTGAATAGAAGCATTAACTGCATTTAATTTACTATTACCCGATATTTTCTTACCGTTTACCATTATACTACTTGGGGATTCTATATCTGACGTAATTCCCATATTGTATAATCCATCAATAATCCAAGAAAAAATCTGAAAATATGATTTTTTAATATCTTTTGGAATTATTTTATAAGGTGCGATAACACTGTAAGTTATTTCTCCCGGTGAACTAAATACTGCACCTCCGCCTGACATTCTACGTAACATCGTGATTTTATGTTCCCTACATCTTTCAATATTTATTTCATCTTCAAGAACCTGAAATCGCCCTATAGAAACTGCCTTTCTGTTCCATCTCCAAAATCTAATTAGTGGGACATTTGTTTTTTGTACATATTTTAATCCAACTTCTTCAAAAGCTATAGCCATTAGAGGATCTAATTTTTTAATTTCGATAAATCTCCAATTCATTAAATCCCTAATTAAATTATTTAATTATTACATAAAACTTCTTAAAAATTCTTTCGTATCTTCTGTATCTATCCAACCTTTATCCAATCCTTCTATTAGCCCCTCAATTTTATCAACTTGATTCAATATCTTTTTATTCATTTTTTCATCTTCTATTTTAATTTCAGCATAACCACTTATAATCG harbors:
- a CDS encoding lipoate--protein ligase family protein gives rise to the protein MNWRFIEIKKLDPLMAIAFEEVGLKYVQKTNVPLIRFWRWNRKAVSIGRFQVLEDEINIERCREHKITMLRRMSGGGAVFSSPGEITYSVIAPYKIIPKDIKKSYFQIFSWIIDGLYNMGITSDIESPSSIMVNGKKISGNSKLNAVNASIQHGTILYDVNENEVFSYLTVEKSGFSGGVKSIYRPITCIKDYLDISYFDSYNIIKNAFLKNKEFEINEWTSEEVKMAKELVKNKYKKNEWIFNQEVSSKDSQDTESM